The following DNA comes from Candidatus Thermoplasmatota archaeon.
GTAGTAATGTTGTTGTTGCAAAGCGGAGGAAAAAAGAAGTAGCTGTTTTAGAGGAAAAGATAGATATTCTCCCTAAAACGAGGGTTACGTGCCCTAATTGTGGGCATAATGAGGCTTTTTGGATGCTGAGGCAGATGAGGGGTAGTGATGAGCCTGAGACTAGGTTTTTTACATGTACAAAATGTAATTACAGGTGGAGAGAAAACTAGCTATAATGTTAAAATATTATTACCACAATATTAATATAGTTTAATATCAATAAATATATGGGGATTTAAAATGTGGCGGATAACAAAAAAATTGACTGTTATGTTTATGCTAGTATCACTCTTAATTTCAGGATTAGTAGGTGCATCTAATTTATACACTACTAAGAATCTTTTGGATGC
Coding sequences within:
- a CDS encoding transcription factor S, producing the protein MFCPKCKSLMYPKAGLFVCNKCGFQKEKKGSNVVVAKRRKKEVAVLEEKIDILPKTRVTCPNCGHNEAFWMLRQMRGSDEPETRFFTCTKCNYRWREN